A region from the Pectinophora gossypiella chromosome 29, ilPecGoss1.1, whole genome shotgun sequence genome encodes:
- the LOC126379343 gene encoding putative uncharacterized protein DDB_G0282133 isoform X5 translates to MKNIVGLLVLLAFVAVQGLPNPGRRYDDSDYSVYSEQELSHEENSEQSQEESSDEYESVQSYGGRTRSVKESNTSSKHSESESSNTSQSNKLIISKGDGNVQTTTSSSKSSKTSSSKSEKHSSSRRVIESGYSDDDDYYTKSGRWGSTDDSYYQSDSDERSTIDESEERYRSDKIRQDNDSEQNADGDNNSDIDQDNRNNQNAVAGKGSTITQNNINNQNAVAGKGSTITQNNKNNQNAKAETGSTIIQNHVNNQNARAEEGSTITQNNINDQNAKAGKGSTIYQTYENNQNAKADKGSTITQNSENNQNAKAEKGSSINQSNENNQNARGEKGSTIKQDNESNQNAKGEKGSSIKQTNKNNQNAKAGKGATIRQDNESNQNAKAEKGATIRQDNESNQNAKAERGANIRQDNESNQNAKAEKGATIRQDNESNQNAKAEKGATIRQDNESNQNARGEKGSTIKQTNENNQNAKADRGSTIRQDNESNQNAKAGKGATIRQDNESNQNAHGGKGSTIKQTNENNQNAKADRGSTIRQDNESNQNAKAGKGANIRQDNESNQNARGERGSTIKQTNENNQNAKADSGSTIRQDNESNQNAKAGKGATIRQDNESNQNAHGGKGSTIKQTNENNQNAKADSGSTIRQDNESNQNAKAGKGATIRQDNESNQNAKAGKGATIKQDNESNQNARGERGSTIKQTNENNQNAKADSGSTIRQDNESNQNAKAGKGATIRQDNESNQNAHGGKGSTIKQDNKNNQNAKADRGSTIRQDNESNQNAKAGKGATIRQDNENNQNAHGGKGSIIKQTNENNQNAKADRGSTIRQDNESNQNAKAGKGATIRQDNESNQNAHGERGSTIKQTNENNQNAKADRGSTIRQDNESNQNAKAGKGATIKQDNESNQNARGERGSTIKQTNENNQNAKADKSSTIRQDNESNQNAKAGKGATVRQDNESNQNARGERGSTIKQTNENNQNAKADRGSTIRQDNESNQNAKAGKGATIRQDNESNQNAKAGKGATIKQDNESNQNARGERGSTIKQTNENNQNAKADRGSTIRQDNESNQNAKAGKKATVRQDNESNQNARGERGSTIKQTNENNQNAKADRGSTIRQDNESNQNAKAGKGATIRQDNESNQNAHGGKGSTIKQDNKNNQNAKADRGSTIRQDNENNQNAKADRGSTIRQDNESNQNAKAGKGATIKQDNESNQNARGERGSTIKQTNENNQNAKADSGSTIRQDNESNQNAKAGKGATIRQDNESNQNAHGGKGSNIKQDNKNNQNAKADRGSTIRQDNENNQNAKADRGSTIRQDNESNQNAKAGKGATIKQDNESNQNARGERGSTIKQTNENNQNAKADSGSTIRQDNESNQNAKAGKGATIRQDNESNQNAKAGKGATIKQDNESNQNARGERGSTIKQTNENNQNAKADRGSTIRQDNESNQNAKAGKGATIRQDNESNQNAKAGKGATIKQDNESNQNARGERGSTIKQTNENNQNAKADSGSTIRQDNESNQNAKAGKGATIRQDNESNQNAHGGKGSTIKQDNKNNQKAKADRGSTIRQDNESNQNAKAGKGATIKQDNESNQNARGERGSTIKQTNENNQNAKADSGSTIRQDNESNQNAKAGKGATIRQDNESNQNAHGGKGSTIKQDNKNNQKAKADRGSTIRQDNENNQNAKADRGSTIRQDNESNQNAKAGKGATIRQDNESNQNAHGGKGSTIKQDNKNNQNAKADRGSTIRQDNESNQNAKAGKGATIRQDNENNQNAHGGMGSTIKQTNENNQNAKADRGSTIRQDNESNQNAKAGKGATIRQDNESNQNARGERGSTIKQTNENNQNAKADRGSTIRQDNESNQNAKAGKGATIRQDNESNQNARGEIGSTIKQANENNQNAKADRGSTIRQDNESNQNAKAGKGATIRQDNENNQNAHGGKGSTIKQTNENNQNAKADRGSTIRQDNESNQNAKAGKGATIRQDNENKQNAHGGKGSTIKQTNENNQNAKADRGSTIRQDNESNQNAKAGKGATIRQDNESNQNAKAGKGATIKQDNESNQNARGERGSTIKQTNENNQNAKADSGSTIRQDNESNQNAKAGKGATIKQDNESNQNARGERGSTIKQTNENNQNAKAGKGATIRQDNESNQNAHGGKGSTIKQDNKNNQNAKADRGSTIRQDNENNQNAKADRGSTIRQDNESNQNAKAGKGATIRQDNESNQNAHGGKGSTIKQDNKNNQNAKADRGSTIRQYNESNQNAKAGKGATIRQDNESNQNARGEIGSTIKQANENNQNAKADRGSTIRQDNESNQNAKAGKGATIRQDNENKQNAHGGKGSTIKQDNKNNQNAKADRGSTIRQDNESNQNAKAGKGATIRQDNENNQNAKADRGSTIRQDNESNQNAKAGKGATIRQDNENKQNAHGGKGSTIKQDNKNNQNAKADRGSTIRQDNESNQNAKAGKGATIKQDNESNQNARGERGSTIKQTNENNQNAKADSGSTIRQDNESNQNAKAGKGATIRQDNESNQNAHGGKGSTIQQDNKNNQNAKADRGSTIRQDNESNQNAKAGRGATIRQDNENNQNAHGGKGSTIKQDNKNNQNARGGDRSSISQDNENRQIAKAKVCSKVRHTNKNKQNAKGERGTNIGQNNDNNQNAHGGKGSHIKQTNENNQNAKGGKGSTIRQDNENNQNARGGKGSTIRQDNENNQNARGGKGSTIRQDNESNQHAHGGKGSTIRQDNENNQNAHGGKGSHIKQTNENNQNAKGGKGSTIRQDNENNQNARGGKGSTIRQDNESNQNARGGKGSTIRQDNENNQNAKGGKGSTIKQDNRNNQNAAGGNDSVIRQDNKNHQNAETGERSKIKHDKNDHVKDCSKEELNKRKNSTTVKKVTKEVVLKKDKRSEVNESESSKTKEKSKSKVKTVVKTKTVEKTKEQNSKGEKHHCGN, encoded by the exons ATGAAGAATATAGTCGGACTTCTGGTGTTATTG gCTTTTGTCGCTGTCCAGGGTTTACCTA atCCTGGCAGACGTTATGatgattcagattattcagTTTATTCCGAacaag AATTGTCACACGAAGAAAACAGTGAACAGTCTCAGGAGGAGTCTAGCGACGAATATGAATCTGTCCAATCATACGGCGGCAGAACGAGATCAGTTAAAGAAAGCAACACATCTTCAAAACACAGCGAATCCGAATCTAGCAACACCTCACAATCTAACAAACTGATAATATCCAAGGGTGACGGAAACGTACAGACGACAACATCGTCATCAAAATCATCTAAAACTTCTAGCAGCAAATCTGAAAAGCACTCCAGTTCCAGACGTGTAATTGAAAGTGGTTATTCTGATGATGACGATTATTACACGAAATCGGGACGATGGGGATCAACTGACGACTCATATTACCAATCTGACTCTGATGAAAGATCAACTATTGATGAAAGTGAAGAGAGATATCGAAGCGATAAAATACGACAAGACAACGATAGCGAGCAAAATGCTGACGGCGACAACAACTCAGACATAGATCAAGATAACAGGAATAATCAAAATGCTGTTGCTGGAAAAGGGTCGacaataacacaaaataacataaataatcaaAATGCTGTTGCTGGAAAAGGATCGACAATtacacaaaataacaaaaataaccaAAATGCTAAGGCTGAAACAGGATCAACAATAATACAAAACCACGTAAATAACCAGAACGCCAGAGCTGAAGAAGGTTCGACTATTACACAAAACAACATTAATGACCAAAATGCAAAAGCTGGAAAAGGCTCAACAATATACCAGACCTACGAAAATAACCAAAATGCAAAAGCTGATAAAGGATCCACAATAACACAAAATAGCGAAAATAATCAAAACGCGAAAGCAGAAAAAGGCTCTAGTATAAATCAATCTAATGAGAATAACCAGAACGCCAGAGGAGAAAAAGGTTCAACTATAAAACAGgacaacgaaagcaaccagaatgcaAAAGGTGAAAAAGGTTCTAGTATAAAACAGACCAATAAAAACAATCAGAACGCCAAAGCCGGCAAAGGTgcgactatcagacaagataacgaaagcaaccaaaATGCCAAGGCCGAAAAAGGAGCCACTAtaagacaagataacgaaagcaaccagaacgcCAAGGCCGAAAGAGGTGCCaatatcagacaagataacgaaagcaaccagaacgcCAAGGCCGAAAAAGGTGCGAcaatcagacaagataacgaaagcaaccagaacgcCAAGGCCGAAAAAGGTGccactatcagacaagataacgaaagcaaccagaacgcCAGAGGTGAAAAAGGTTCGACGATAAAACAGACAAACGAAAACAATCAGAACGCCAAGGCCGACAGAGGTTCGACTATCAGACAGgacaacgaaagcaaccagaacgcCAAGGCCGGAAAAGGGGccactatcagacaagataacgaaagcaaccaaaatgctcatggcggaaagggCTCGACTATCAAACAGacaaacgaaaacaaccagaacGCCAAGGCCGACAGAGGTTCAACTATCAGACAGgacaacgaaagcaaccagaacgcCAAGGCCGGAAAAGGAGCCAATATCAGACAAGATAatgaaagcaaccagaatgccagAGGTGAAAGAGGTTCGACGATAAAACAGacaaacgaaaacaaccagaatgccaaAGCTGACAGTGGTTCGACTATCAGACAGgacaacgaaagcaaccagaacgcCAAGGCCGGAAAAGGGGccactatcagacaagataacgaaagcaaccagaatgctcatggcggaaaggggtcgacgATAAAACAGacaaacgaaaacaaccagaatgccaaAGCCGACAGTGGTTCGACTATCAGACAGgacaacgaaagcaaccagaacgcCAAGGCCGGAAAAGGGGccactatcagacaagataacgaaagcaaccagaacgcCAAGGCTGGAAAAGGAGCGACTATCaaacaagataacgaaagcaaccagaatgcgAGAGGTGAAAGAGGTTCGACGATAAAACAGacaaacgaaaacaaccagaatgccaaAGCCGACAGTGGTTCGACTATCAGACAGGACAATGAAAGCAACCAGAACGCCAAGGCCGGAAAAGGGGccactatcagacaagataacgaaagcaaccagaatgctcatggcggaaaggggtcgactatcaaACAAGACAACaaaaacaaccagaatgccaaGGCCGACAGAGGTTCGACTATCAGACAGgacaacgaaagcaaccagaatgccaaGGCCGGTAAAGGAGccactatcagacaagataacgaaaacaaccagaatgctcatggcggaaaggggtcgatTATCAAACAGacaaacgaaaacaaccagaacGCCAAGGCCGACAGAGGTTCAACTATCAGACAGgacaacgaaagcaaccagaatgccaaGGCCGGTAAAGGAGccactatcagacaagataacgaaagcaaccagaatgctcatggcgAAAGGGGGTCGACTATCAAACAGacaaacgaaaacaaccagaacGCCAAGGCCGACAGAGGTTCAACTATCAGACAAgacaacgaaagcaaccagaatgccaaAGCCGGTAAAGGAGCCACTATCAAACAAGATAACGAAAGTAACCAAAATGCCAGAGGTGAAAGAGGTTCGACGATAAAACAGACgaacgaaaacaaccagaatgccaaGGCCGACAAAAGCTCAACTATCAGACAGgacaacgaaagcaaccagaacgcCAAGGCCGGAAAAGGAGCCACtgtcagacaagataacgaaagcaaccagaatgccagAGGTGAAAGAGGTTCGACGATAAAACAGACgaacgaaaacaaccagaatgccaaGGCCGACAGAGGCTCAACTATCAGACAGgacaacgaaagcaaccagaacgcCAAGGCTGGAAAAGGAGccactatcagacaagataacgaaagtaACCAGAACGCCAAAGCTGGAAAAGGGGCCACTATCAAACAAGATAACGAAAGTAACCAAAATGCCAGAGGTGAAAGAGGTTCGACGATAAAACAGACgaacgaaaacaaccagaatgctAAGGCCGACAGAGGCTCAACTATCAGACAGgacaacgaaagcaaccagaacgcCAAGGCCGGAAAAAAAGCCACtgtcagacaagataacgaaagcaaccagaatgccagAGGTGAAAGAGGTTCGACGATAAAACAGacaaacgaaaacaaccagaacGCCAAGGCCGACAGAGGTTCAACTATCAGACAGgacaacgaaagcaaccagaacgcCAAAGCCGGAAAAGGAGccactatcagacaagataacgaaagcaaccagaatgctcatggcggaaaggggtcgactatcaaACAAGACAACaaaaacaaccagaatgccaaGGCCGACAGAGGTTCGACTATCAGACAGgacaacgaaaacaaccagaatgccaaGGCCGACAGAGGTTCGACTATCAGACAGgacaacgaaagcaaccagaacgcCAAGGCCGGAAAAGGAGCGACTATAaaacaagataacgaaagcaaccagaatgcgAGAGGTGAAAGAGGTTCGACGATTAAACAGacaaacgaaaacaaccagaatgccaaAGCCGACAGTGGTTCGACTATCAGACAGgacaacgaaagcaaccagaacgcCAAAGCCGGAAAAGGAgcgactatcagacaagataacgaaagcaaccagaatgctcatggcggaaaggggtcgaaTATCAAACAAGACAACaaaaacaaccagaatgccaaGGCCGACAGAGGTTCGACTATCAGACAGgacaacgaaaacaaccagaatgccaaGGCCGACAGAGGTTCGACTATCAGACAGgacaacgaaagcaaccagaacgcCAAGGCCGGAAAAGGAGCGACTATCaaacaagataacgaaagcaaccagaatgcgAGAGGTGAAAGAGGTTCGACGATAAAACAGacaaacgaaaacaaccagaatgccaaAGCCGACAGTGGTTCGACTATCAGACAGgacaacgaaagcaaccagaacgcCAAGGCTGGAAAAGGAGccactatcagacaagataacgaaagtaACCAGAACGCCAAAGCTGGAAAAGGGGCCACTATCAAACAAGATAACGAAAGTAACCAAAATGCCAGAGGTGAAAGAGGTTCGACGATAAAACAGACgaacgaaaacaaccagaacGCCAAGGCCGACAGAGGCTCAACTATCAGACAGgacaacgaaagcaaccagaacgcCAAGGCCGGAAAAGGAGctactatcagacaagataacgaaagcaaccagaacgcCAAGGCTGGAAAAGGAGCGACTATCaaacaagataacgaaagcaaccagaatgcgAGAGGCGAAAGAGGTTCGACGATAAAACAGacaaacgaaaacaaccagaatgccaaAGCCGACAGTGGTTCGACTATCAGACAGgacaacgaaagcaaccagaacgcCAAAGCCGGAAAAGGAGccactatcagacaagataacgaaagcaaccagaatgctcatggcggaaaggggtcgactatcaaACAAGACAACAAAAACAACCAGAAAGCCAAGGCCGACAGAG GTTCGACTATCAGACAGgacaacgaaagcaaccagaacgcCAAGGCCGGAAAAGGAGCGACTATCaaacaagataacgaaagcaaccagaatgcgAGAGGTGAAAGAGGTTCGACGATAAAACAGacaaacgaaaacaaccagaatgccaaAGCCGACAGTGGTTCGACTATCAGACAGgacaacgaaagcaaccagaacgcCAAAGCCGGAAAAGGAGccactatcagacaagataacgaaagcaaccagaatgctcatggcggaaaggggtcgactatcaaACAAGACAACAAAAACAACCAGAAAGCCAAGGCCGACAGAGGTTCGACTATCAGACAGgacaacgaaaacaaccagaatgccaaGGCCGACAGAGGTTCGACTATCAGACAGgacaacgaaagcaaccagaacgcCAAGGCCGGAAAAGGAGccactatcagacaagataacgaaagcaaccagaatgctcatggcggaaaggggtcgactatcaaACAAGACAACaaaaacaaccagaatgccaaGGCCGACAGAGGTTCGACTATCAGACAGgacaacgaaagcaaccagaatgccaaGGCCGGTAAAGGAGccactatcagacaagataacgaaaacaaccagaatgctcatggcggaaTGGGGTCGACTATCAAACAGacaaacgaaaacaaccagaatgccaaGGCCGACAGAGGTTCAACTATCAGACAGgacaacgaaagcaaccagaatgccaaAGCCGGTAAAGGAGccactatcagacaagataacgaaagcaaccagaatgccagAGGTGAAAGAGGTTCGACGATAAAACAGacaaacgaaaacaaccagaatgccaaGGCCGACAGAGGCTCAACTATCAGACAGgacaacgaaagcaaccagaacgcCAAGGCCGGAAAAGGAGccactatcagacaagataacgaaagcaaccaaaATGCCAGAGGTGAAATAGGTTCGACGATAAAACAGGcaaacgaaaacaaccagaatgccaaGGCCGACAGAGGCTCAACTATCAGACAGgacaacgaaagcaaccagaatgccaaGGCCGGTAAAGGAGccactatcagacaagataacgaaaacaaccagaatgctcatggcggaaaggggtcgactatcaaacagacaaacgaaaacaaccagaacGCCAAGGCCGACAGAGGTTCAACTATCAGACAGgacaacgaaagcaaccagaatgccaaGGCCGGAAAAGGAGccactatcagacaagataacgaaaacaagcagaatgctcatggcggaaaggggtcgacgATAAAACAGacaaacgaaaacaaccagaacGCCAAGGCCGACAGAGGTTCAACTATCAGACAGgacaacgaaagcaaccagaacgcCAAGGCCGGAAAAGGAGctactatcagacaagataacgaaagcaaccagaacgcCAAGGCTGGAAAAGGAGCGACTATCaaacaagataacgaaagcaaccagaatgcgAGAGGCGAAAGAGGTTCGACGATAAAACAGacaaacgaaaacaaccagaatgccaaAGCCGACAGTGGTTCGACTATCAGACAGgacaacgaaagcaaccagaacgcCAAGGCCGGAAAAGGAGCGACTATCaaacaagataacgaaagcaaccagaatgcgAGAGGTGAAAGAGGTTCGACGATAAAACAGacaaacgaaaacaaccagaatgccaaAGCCGGAAAAGGAGCCAcaatcagacaagataacgaaagcaaccagaatgctcatggcggaaaAGGGTCGACTATCAAACAAGACAACaaaaacaaccagaatgccaaGGCCGACAGAGGTTCGACTATCAGACAGgacaacgaaaacaaccagaatgccaaGGCCGACAGAGGTTCGACTATCAGACAGgacaacgaaagcaaccagaacgcCAAGGCCGGAAAAGGAGccactatcagacaagataacgaaagcaaccagaatgctcatggcggaaaggggtcgactatcaaACAAGACAACaaaaacaaccagaatgccaaGGCCGACAGAG GCTCAACTATCAGACAGTacaacgaaagcaaccagaacgcCAAGGCCGGAAAAGGAGccactatcagacaagataacgaaagcaaccaaaATGCCAGAGGTGAAATAGGTTCAACGATAAAACAGGcaaacgaaaacaaccagaatgccaaGGCCGACAGAGGCTCAACTATCAGACAGgacaacgaaagcaaccagaatgccaaGGCCGGAAAAGGAGccactatcagacaagataacgaaaacaagcagaatgctcatggcggaaaggggtcgacgATAAAACAAGACAACaaaaacaaccagaatgccaaGGCCGACAGAGGTTCGACTATCAGACAGgacaacgaaagcaaccagaatgccaaGGCCGGTAAAGGAGccactatcagacaagataacgaaaacaaccagaatgcaAAGGCCGACAGGG GTTCAACTATCAGACAGgacaacgaaagcaaccagaatgccaaGGCCGGAAAAGGAGccactatcagacaagataacgaaaacaagcagaatgctcatggcggaaaggggtcgacgATAAAACAAGACAACaaaaacaaccagaatgccaaGGCCGACAGAGGTTCGACTATCAGACAGGACAATGAAAGCAACCAGAACGCCAAGGCCGGAAAAGGAGCTACTATCAAACAAGATAACGAAAGTAACCAGAATGCGAGAGGTGAAAGAGGTTCGACGATAAAACAGacaaacgaaaacaaccagaatgccaaAGCCGACAGTGGTTCGACTATCAGACAGgacaacgaaagcaaccagaacgcCAAGGCCGGAAAAGGGGccactatcagacaagataacgaaagcaaccagaatgctcatggcggaaaggggtcgaccATCCAACAAGACAACaaaaacaaccagaatgccaaGGCCGACAGAGGTTCGACTATCAGACAGgacaacgaaagcaaccagaatgccaaGGCCGGTAGAGGAGccactatcagacaagataacgaaaacaaccagaatgcgcatggcggaaaggggtcgactatcaaACAAGACAACAAAAATAACCAGAATGCCAGAGGTGGAGACCGATCATCTATTAGTCAAGATAACGAAAACCGTCAGATTGCTAAAGCCAAAGTATGCTCTAAAGtacgacatacaaataaaaacaaacaaaacgcgAAAGGTGAAAGAGGAACAAATATAGGACAAAATAACGATAAcaaccagaatgctcatggcggaaaggggtcgcatataaaacaaacaaacgaaaacAACCAAAATGCTAAAGGCGGAAAGGGATCCACAATCAGACAAGACAACGAAAATAACCAGAATGCCAGAG gcggaaaggggtcgactatcagacaagataacgaaaacaaccagaatgccagaggcggaaaagggtcgactatcagacaagataacgaaagcaaccaacatgctcatggcggaaaggggtcgactatcagacaagataacgaaaacaaccagaatgcgCATGGCGGAAAAGGGtcgcatataaaacaaacaaacgaaaacAACCAAAATGCTAAAGGCGGAAAGGGATCCACCATCAGACAAgacaacgaaaacaaccagaatgccagaggcggaaaggggtcgactatcagacaagataacgaaagcaaccagaatgctagaggcggaaaggggtccactatcagacaagataatgaaaacaaccagaatgctaaaggcggaaaggggtcgactatcaaACAAGACAACAGAAACAACCAGAACGCCGCAGGTGGTAATGATTCAGTTATTAGACAAGATAATAAAAACCACCAAAATGCTGAAACCGGAGAACGATCTAAGATAAAACATGATAAGAATGACCATGTCAAAGATTGCTCGAAGGAGGAATTAAATAAGCGTAAGAATTCTACTACAGTTAAGAAGGTTACCAAAGAGGTCGTTCTTAAAAAGGACAAGAGATCCGAAGTCAATGAATCTGAGTCATcgaaaactaaagaaaaaagtaaatctAAAGTTAAAACGGTAGTGAAGACAAAGACAGTTGAAAAAACCAAAGAGCAGAATTCGAAAGGCGAAAAACATCATTGTGGTAACTAA